A stretch of DNA from Candidatus Pseudomonas phytovorans:
CCCGCGAGCGCATCAGCTTCCAGGGCCTGCCGGCACGTATCTGCTGGGTTGGCCTGGGCCTGCGCGCCAAGCTGGGCCTGGCGTTCAACGAGATGGTCCGCAGCGGCGAGCTGTCGGCGCCGGTGGTGATCGGCCGTGACCACCTGGACTCGGGTTCGGTATCCAGCCCCAACCGCGAAACCGAAGCCATGCGTGACGGCTCGGACGCTGTTTCCGACTGGCCGCTGCTCAATGCCCTGCTGAACACTGCAGGCGGCGCCACCTGGGTGTCGCTGCACCACGGCGGTGGCGTAGGCATGGGCTTCTCGCAGCATTCGGGCATGGTCATCGTCTGCGACGGCACCGACGAAGCTGCCGAGCGCATCGCCCGTGTACTGACCAACGACCCAGGGACTGGCGTCATGCGCCACGCAGATGCCGGTTATGACATCGCCATCGACTGCGCCAAGGAGCAGGGCCTGGACCTGCCGATGATCACTGGCTGATAGCCACGCTTTGGATCGCACCCTGCAAGGGGTGATACTGAACAACAAGAAGGAGCGCGCAGGCACCCACGAACGGGTCTGCGGCTCCACGCGATTTGGAGTAGTAACGTGACCGAACTCACCCTCAAGCCCGGCACCCTGACCCTGGCCCAGCTGCGCGCAATCTACGCCGCACCCGTGCGCCTGCAACTGGATGCCAGCGCCGCACCGGCCATTGACGCCAGCGTCGCCTGTGTCGAGCAGATCATTGCCGAGGACCGCACTGCCTACGGCATCAACACCGGTTTCGGCCTGCTGGCCTCGACCCGCATCGCCAGCCACGACCTGGAAAACCTGCAGCGCTCGCTGGTGCTGTCCCACGCCGCCGGTATCGGCGCGCCGCTGGATGACGACCTGGTACGGTTGATCATGGTGCTGAAAATCAACAGCCTGAGCCGTGGCTTCTCCGGCATTCGCCGCAAAGTCATCGACGCGCTGATCACCCTGGTCAACGCCGAAGTCTACCCGCACATCCCGCTGAAAGGCTCGGTGGGGGCTTCCGGTGACCTGGCGCCGCTGGCGCACATGTCGCTGGTGCTACTGGGCGAAGGCAAAGCCCGCTACAAGGGCCAATGGCTGTCGGCCACCGAAGCCCTGGCGGTTGCCGGCCTCGAACCGCTGACCCTGGCTGCCAAGGAGGGCCTGGCCCTGCTCAACGGCACCCAGGCGTCTACTGCCTATGCCCTGCGTGGCCTGTTCCAGGCCGAAGACTTGTACGCTGCGGCCATTGCCTGCGGCGGCCTGAGCGTCGAAGCCGTACTGGGCTCGCGTTCGCCGTTCGATGCGCGTATCCATGAGGCGCGTGGCCAGCGCGGCCAGATCGACACCGCTGCCTGCTTCCGCGACCTGCTGGGCGATGCCAGCGAAGTGTCGCTGTCGCACAAGAACTGCGACAAGGTCCAGGACCCGTACTCGCTGCGCTGCCAGCCACAGGTGATGGGCGCATGCCTGACCCAGCTGCGCCAGGCCGCCGAGGTACTGGGCATCGAAGCCAACGCCGTGTCGGATAACCCACTGGTGTTCGCGGCCGAAGGTGACGTGATTTCCGGTGGCAACTTCCACGCAGAGCCAGTCGCCATGGCCGCCGACAACCTGGCCTTGGCTATCGCCGAAATCGGCTCGCTCAGCGAGCGCCGCATCTCGCTGATGATGGACAAGCACATGTCCCAGCTGCCGCCGTTCCTGGTGGAAAACGGTGGGGTCAACTCCGGCTTCATGATCGCTCAGGTCACCGCAGCAGCCCTGGCCAGCGAGAACAAGGCCCTGTCGCATCCGCACAGTGTCGATAGCCTGCCAACCTCGGCCAACCAGGAAGACCACGTATCGATGGCTCCGGCTGCCGGCAAGCGCCTGTGGGAAATGGCCGATAACACCCGTGGCGTACTGGCCATCGAATGGCTGGGCGCGTGCCAGGGCCTGGACCTGCGCAAAGGCCTGAAGACTTCGGCCAAGCTGGAGCAGGCGCGCAAGGCGCTGCGCAGCGAAGTACCGCATTACGACCGTGACCGTTTCTTTGCGCCGGACATCGAAAAGGCTGTGGAACTGTTGGCCAAGGGTAGCCTGACCGGTCTGCTGCCGGCGGGTGTGCTGCCAAGCCTGTAATGCCCTCTGGGGCCGCTGTGCGGCCCATTTGCGGGACAAGCCCGCTCCCACAGGAGTACCAAAGGTTTCAGACCTGCGCGGTACCTGTGGGAGCGGGCTTTTCCCGCGAAAGGGCTGCAAGAAGCCCCTCGATCTCACGACCACAAAAACAATTTAAGGACGTGACATGCAACAAGCTCAAGGTCTCAAGCGCGGGCTAAATGCCCGCCACATCCGTTTCATGGCCCTCGGTTCCGCGATCGGAACCGGGCTTTTCTACGGCTCTGCCTCGGCCATCCAGATGGCCGGCCCAGCCGTGCTGCTGGCCTACCTGATCGGCGGCGCCGCCGTGTTCATGGTCATGCGCGCGCTCGGCGAAATGGCCGTGCACAACCCGGTTGCCGGCTCCTTCGGCCACTATGCCAGCACCTACCTCGGCCCCATGGCCGGCTTTATCCTCGGCTGGACCTACGCCTTCGAGATGGTCATTGTCGCCATCGCCGACGTCACCGCCTTCGGGATCTACATGGGCTTCTGGTTCCCGGAAGTGGCCCGCTGGATCTGGGTCCTGGGCATCGTCTTCCTGATTGGCGGCCTGAACCTGTGCAACGTCAAAGTGTTCGGCGAGATGGAGTTCTGGCTGTCGCTGCTCAAGGTCGGCGCCATCGTCGCGATGATCCTGGCCGGCCTCGGCATCATGGCTTTCGGCTTCAGCCAAGTGGGTTCCGGGCACGCCGTGGGTGTGAGCAACCTGTTCGACCATGGCGGCTTCATGCCCAATGGCGTGAGCGGGCTGATCGCCTCTTTTGCCGTGGTGATGTTTGCCTTCGGCGGCATCGAGATCATTGGTGTTACTGCTGGTGAAGCCAAGGACCCGCAGCGGGTCATCCCCAAGGCAATCAACGCCGTGCCCCTGCGCATTCTGCTGTTCTATGTGCTCACCCTGTTCGTGCTGATGTGCCTGTACCCGTGGCCGCAGATCGGCAGCGAAGGTAGCCCGTTCGTGCAGATCTTCAGCAACCTGGGGATTGGCTCTGCCGCCGCAGTGCTGAACGTGGTGGTGATTTCCGCCGCAATTTCTGCCATCAACAGCGACATCTTCGGTGCTGGCCGCATGATGTATGGCCTGGCCCATCAAGGGCATGCGCCACGCAGCTTCGGCAAGCTGTCGAAGCACGGTGTGCCATGGATGACCGTGGTGGTGATGGGCGCCGCGCTGCTGATTGGCGTGCTGCTCAACTACCTGATCCCGGAAAACGTGTTCCTGCTGATTGCTTCGATCGCCACCTTCGCCACCGTGTGGGTGTGGCTGATGATCCTGCTTACCCAGGTGGCCATGCGCCGCAGCATGAGCCGTGAGCAGGTGGCGCAGCTGCAGTTCCCGGTACCGTTCTGGCCTTACGGCCCAGCCATGGCCATTGCGTTCATGGTGTTCATCTTTGGCGTGCTCGGGTACTTCCCCGATTCCCAGCCGGCATTGATCGTCGGCGTGGTCTGGGTGGTGTTTCTGGTGGCGTCCTACCTGCTGTGGTGCAAGCCGCGCGCAGGGCAGGGCAAGCCGGTAGCAGAGCCGGTCGAGCTGCACCGCTAGCAAAGGAGATTGTGCATGAGAACCCTCTGGCAGCATTGCCATGTGGCAACCATGGCCGAGGGCCGTTACTCGGCCATCGAGGACGCGGCCATCGTCACCAGCGCCGGCCTGATCGAATGGATCGGTCCACGAGCCGAACTGGCGCCGGTCGACGCTGACCGCACCGTGGACCTGGGCGGCGCCTGGGTCACCCCCGGGCTGATCGACTGCCACACCCACGCCGTGTTCGGTGGCAACCGTAGCGGCGAGTTCGAGCAGCGCCTGCAGGGCGTGAGCTACGCCGAAATCGCCGCGCAGGGCGGTGGCATAGCCAGCACCGTGCGGGCCACCCGCGCGGCGAGCGAGGACGAGCTGTTCGCCAGTGCCCGCCAGCGGGTTCAGGCGTTAATGCGCGATGGTGTGACCACGATTGAGATCAAGTCCGGCTACGGCCTGGACCTGGCCAACGAGCGCAAGATGCTGCGCGTGGCCCGCCGCCTGGCCGATGAGCTGCCGCTGGCGGTGCGCGCCACCTGCCTGGCCGCCCACGCCTTGCCGCCGGAGTACGCCGGCCGTGCCGACGATTACATCGCGCACATCTGCGACGAGATGCTGCCGGCGCTGGCCGCCGAGGGCCTGGTGGACGCGGTGGATGCCTTCTGCGAGCACCTGGCGTTCTCCCCGGCGCAGGTCGAGCGCCTGTTCATCAAAGCGCGCGAGCTGGGCCTGCCGGTCAAGCTGCACGCCGAGCAGCTGTCGTCGCTGCACGGCTCCAGCCTGGCGGCGCGTTACCAGGCGCTGTCGGCCGACCACCTTGAGTTCATGACCGAGGAGGATGCCATCGCCATGGCCAAGGCTGGCACGGTCGCGGTGCTGCTGCCCGGCGCGTTTTACTTCCTGCGCGAAACCCAGTTACCGCCCATGGACGCATTGCGCCGTCACGGGGTGAAGATTGCCCTGGCCAGCGACCTCAACCCCGGCACTTCGCCAGGGCTGTCGCTGCGGCTGATGCTGAACATGGGCTGCACCTGTTTCCGCATGACCCCGGAAGAAGCCTTGGCCGGCGTCACCGTGCATGCCGCCACGGCGCTAGGCCTGGGTGACAGCCACGGCTCGCTGGAAGTGGGCAAGGTGGCCGACTTCGTCGCCTGGCACATCGAACGCCCCGCCGACCTGGCCTATTGGCTGGGCGGCGACCTGCCCAAGCGCGTGGTGCGCAAGGGTAACGAGATTTCCAACTGAGTGAGGCACGATGGACAAGGTACTGAGTTTTCACCAAGGCCGCCTGCCGCTGCTGATCAGCATGCCGCATGCGGGCTTGCGCCTGAGCGACGCGGTGCGTGACGGCCTGGTCGCCCAGGCGCGCAGCTTGCCAGACACCGACTGGCACATCCCACAGTTGTACGACTTTGCCCGCGACATGGGGGCCAGCGTGGTGGCGGCGGAGTATTCGCGCTTTGTCATTGACCTGAACCGCCCGGATGACGACAAGCCGCTGTACGCCGGCGCGACCACAGGCCTGTACCCGGCCACGCTGTTTGAGGGCGAGCCGCTGTTCAAGGAGGGGCTGGCGCCCTCCAGCGAAGAACGCAATCGCTATCTGGAGCAGATCTGGCGCCCGTATCACGACACCCTTCGTCGCGAACTGGACCGGTTGCGCGAGCAGTTTGGCTATGCGCTGTTGTGGGATGCGCATTCCATCCGTTCGCACATCCCGCACCTGTTCGATGGCAAGTTGCCGGACTTCAACCTGGGTACTTTCAATGGCGCCAGCTGCGATCCGGCACTGGCCGACCGCTTGCTGGGCGTATGTGCCGAAGCGCCAAGCTACAGCCATGTGCTCAATGGCCGTTTCAAAGGCGGGCACATCACCCGGCATTACGGTGATCCGGCGAACAACATCCATGCGGTGCAGTTGGAGCTGGCGCAGAGCACCTACATGGATGAAATGGAGCCTTTCACTTATCGTGAGCAGCTGGCGCAGCCGACCCAGTCGGTCTTGCGCCGCCTGCTGGAAACCACCGTGCAGTGGGGGCATGAGCACTACGGTCGCTAACGGCTATTGGTGCTCGGCCCGAATGCGCATGGTCAGCTCGGCGATCAGGTTTGCCACCTGCTGGTCACGCCCAGCCTCCAGCGCGCGGGTCGGCGCCTCCAGTTCGTCCAGGCTCGCCTCTGGCTGGTCGTACTGCAGGTTGTTCACCGCGCTCTGGAATTTCGTTTCGATCCGGTCAAAAGCCTCTGCGTAAGCTTCGCGCAGATAATCTGTCCAGAAGGGCGTAATGCCGGCGAACGTCAGAAAGTCTTCCCCCTCTTCTTGTTCCCAGATACGTAGCGCCGCATCTGTGGCGTCCATTGAGCTCACGTCGGCGCCGAACATCATTTCGTCAGCGGGGGTGAGCAAGTCCAGGCGTGTGGCCAGCAGGCGCCGGTAGGCCAGGCGCACCTCAGCGGCATCCTGGTGCAGTGACCTTGAACTGGCGATTTCATCGAGCCGCTCTTGGCGGAAGTGGCGGCGCAGCAAGCGATAGAGGCGTGACTCACGATCCGCTCCGGTCGTATCCAGAACGGCCTGGACGATCATGCACATCTGCTCGACCTGTTGGAACTGCAGCAGGATCCCGTCCGGGCAGGTCCCCTCGCGGATCGCCTCGGCGGCAATCGCATCGAACACCTCCCGCTCATCGGGCTGACTGGCCGTGATGGCCAGCACACGCCAGACACGCTCGGTGATACCTGCCCGGGTTTCGGTATTGCGGTAGGGCACGGCAGTTGTCAGCTGGGTGATCAGTTGCAGCAGGTTGTCGGCGTCGCCGGCCTGGCGCAGTTGCTGCCACTGCGCGTTGCGCGGCGCTCGCAAGCTACCCGCATCCTCCAGCCAGGGGTCGGCATCCAGCGCGAGCATTGGTGCCCAGGGGGCGAAGCCATGGTGGTGGTAACTGCCGGTGCTGCCTGTACTGCCAAGGCTGCCAAGGCTGCCCAGCGAGCTGCCGAAGGCGCCGTCGGGCTCGATACCGCCTGGCAAGGCGTTGAGGATGTCAAAAGGCAAATCCATGTCGAAGGTGTAGCTGCGGTCGTAGCGCTGCGAAAGATGGGCTGTTCGCATCGTTTCAGTGGTCAGCGGGTTATCGGTCAACAGGATTGCGACGCTGCCAAATGTGCTTTGCGGGTTGTCAAGAATCGGCTGGGGAAGTGCTGTCAGAAGGTTTTCCCGCAGGTCTAAGGTGTACCTGGGCATCAGATTGTCCAGCCAGTCAGGCCAGCTTTCCAGGCCTATATTGCGTAGCGCCAGGCGGTCCAGACGCGGAGCCATGCCATTGAGGCTGCGCAACTCCGGGCTCAACCGGTTGCCAGAGATATCCACCTCCCTCAAGGCGGGCATCCGTGCGATCACGCGCATGGCCTGGTTGTCGATCACCAACCCCTGGTTGATCACACTCAAGCGGCTGAGCGCCGGCAGTTGGGTCAGTGCCTCGGGCAGTCGCGAAAGCGGCTGGACATGGCCGTCGAGGGTCAAATGGGTGATATGTGTGAAGCGTTCAAGCCACTGGTCAAGCTGCTCTGCCGTGGCTTGCATGCGGGTCAGCCTGACAATGTCGGCGCAGCGGATGAAGAACGCCGGCAGCGAAGGTGGGAAGTCTTCGAGCCTGAAGTCATCGAGGTTCCAGGGGCTCAGGGTGTCTTCACGGGCACGACGTTCCCAGAAATCGAGGGTCGACTGGGCGATCCTGGCTCGGGCGCTTGCCGCTTGATCGTCCGGCGCTGCCGACGAGGTAGAGGCCATGCTCCATTGCTCCAGATCGTCGCGCAACGCTTGATATTGCTCGATGACAAGCGTGTGCCCGAAGCTGAAACCGAATCGGCGGCGCAGGCTTGTCTGGCTGCGGTGCATATCCAGCAACTGGGCAGGGCGCAGGGCATTGCCTTCCAATAGCACTTGGGTTTGCGTGTTCAGGCTTTCGGCGTTGTTCACCAACAGCGTCGGTACCCAGGTGAGGTTGTTGTGCCGCAGCGACAAGGTGCCGATCCGCTCCAGCGCCGCCTCGTCGAGCCATTGCGGCCACTGTTCCAGGGCCATCCGGTCCAGGCCCAGGTAGTCCAGGTACCAGTCCGGGAAGCTGAAGCGGGTGAGGGGGGCGAGACGGTTGCCGCTCAGGTCCAGGTAGCGCAGTTGCTCGCGCGCGGCAAAGCGTTCGAGGTCCAGCGGGTACAGTGTCAGGTTCTGGTTGATCAGCCTCAGTTCATCGAGCTGGGGAAAACTGCTGACGATCAACGGCAGGCTGTTGGCGAACCCCGAGGCGCCAGCGTGGGTGTTGTAGTCACGGCCGATTTCGAGGGCCAACAGATTGGGGAAATGCCGGAACACGTTGCTCAATTGCGCTTCGAAATCTGTCCAGGCCAGCGCACCGTCGTTCGAGTGATCGAGGACGATGTTGTCCAGTTGCAAGCGGCTGACCCGTAAACCAATGAAGTCAGGCAATTGCCGGGGAAATTCGGCGATGAACATCCTGGAAAGCCGCAGCACGCCTGGCGACTCGTCAAGCTCGGGCACGGCACTGTGAATCCAGTGCTGCCACAGGGCCATTTCGATTTCTTGCCTGTTGGCGCGACTGGCACCCAGGCCCGCGATCTGGCCGGGCCCGGAGAATGCCTCGTCCAGGCTCTGGCGCAGTGCCTGGTGCTCGGCACGTAGTTGCTCGATACGCGCCTGTATCTGCCCGGGCGACCGGCCAGCGGTTTCCAGGGCCACCAGGACGCGTTCCGATGATACGGCGAACTCGGGCGCCAAGGTCATCTCGTCAAGTTGCGACAACAAGATGCTTCTGCTCGGCCGCTCTGCCAGTTTTCCATCACCGCTCAGGCGATAGCCCAGGCGCCCATCGGCCAGGCGCATCGGCGAACGAAACACCGCTGGCTGCATGTGCAACACGTTGCGCAGTTCAGCGCGTGAGAGCAAAGGGGCGTTCTGCACCCGTTCGTACAGGGCCGCCGCCGACTCGATACCCAGCGCCGACTTATGTGAGCCGGTCAAGGCTTCGAACACGGCGGCGTACAGGCTGTCGTGGGTGCGGATCTGCTCATCCGGGGTATCGGCCGACGGGGTTTGCAGGTAGCCGGCCCAGGCGCTGTTGATTGATAGCCGTCGACTCGACCCTACCGGCCCGATGCTGTCGGTTTGTGCCGGGGAAACCTGCCGTTGGTTTAACTCTACCCTCAGGTCGTCGGGCCAGCCTGGCAGCCGTTCGAGCATGCGCAGGGCCAGGCGGTCGCTGTCCCAGTTACGCGCAGAGCGCAGATAGAGGCCTTCGTAAGCGCGCGCCAGGCGCACGTGTTGTTGATAAAGCCGAACTTCCTCAGCCAGGCGGTTAGGCACCTTGCCAGCAGTCAGCATGCGTTGTTCGGCGTACGAGGCACTGCGCGCCAGTTCCTCGCATAGCGTGGCGGGCAGTTTCGGGTAGACCCTGCGTAGCAGCGCTGCTCGAGGGGTAAGGGGGTTGATGATTGCCTGGGTGCGGCGGCTGAATTCCGCGCTGCGTGCCATGACCGATGCTTCGGGGAGTACCTGCTGTATGTGCTGATCAAGGGCAAAGCGCTCCATCGTGTCTTCCAGCAGCGCTGGTAGCCGCTGGCTGTGAGACAGAACATTGCGCAGCATGTGCTCGTCGGTGCCGCTGACACGCAGTATCTGCGCGGTGGCAGCTTCACTGAAACTGGCCTGCAGGTGCCCAAGCCTGCGGAACAGGCGCATGCCGGCCCAGCTTCGCGGTTGCTCTGTGGGCAGCAGCCACGCCCCTGCACCGTTGTGCAGCGCCGGCGGTTGATAGCCGGTGGCACGGGCAGGGTGTTCGAGGTGATATCCATTGCCGGTTTGCCTGACCGAGAAAACCCGGTTCTCGATGGGCAGCCAGGTCTTGCCATCGTGGTGAAACAAACCGAATTCGTCGGGCTTGAGCCCTGCTGTCAGCACCTTGTCATGGGCGAAAGGGGCCAGGTCGGGCCTCCACAGTCGCCGCTCGCCGCCGGGCAGCGCGACAGGCTCAAGTGCTTCGATGAATGAGGGGGTTTCCACGGGTATCCGTTCTACCACGGGGCGGCCTTGTGCCATGGCTGTCGCTGTCAGCGCAGCCATGATCGCGACGTTGTCGATCACATCCATCAGGTAGTCGAACGCTTGCTGCCGGTCTCGGTCCAGCCAGCTTTCGATACCCTCGAAGGCTTCATTGAGCAATTGCGCTGCAGTTACGCCGAGCATCACGGCCCCAAGCGGCGGTATGAACAGCGCAGTCACGTTCAGGCTGAGGAGGGCCATGGACTCGAAGTAGCCGAACAGGCGCTGCCTGGCCTTGCCGTCCTGCGTTGCCGTCGGTACGGCATGGAACAGGCCGTCATCCCTCAGGCGTTGTTGCCGCTGCGTGACCCGCTCATCCAGAAATGCCTGGGTGAACGGATGCACGTGGAGCCTGACCTGGGCATCGGGGTCGGGCAAACGCTCTTTATATTGGCCACTGGCGTTCCAGGTATAAGGCTCAAGAGTGTCGGTGAGCCTGTCGAGGAACGTGCTTTTGTGGCGGTCGGGTAGCAGTTGCAGGCCCTCTGGGCGCCGGAACGCTGGCAAGTGCTGGAGCAGGAATGCTTCGGCATGGGCCCTGGAGGCGTGCTGGGTCAGTGGCTCGGGCATGCCGGGTAGGTAGAGCACCAGCCAGCCGTCATAGGGGTATACAGGGCCAGGCGGGAATCGCCCTGCCCCCGTTGGGACACGCGCATCGATACCTACTGTCAGGGCGCCGGTGAGTGCGACGTGCAACAGTTCGATGCCGCCACACAGCACCGGATGGCCGTCATGTTCGACTTTTTTTTCGCTATCGAGCTTAAGTAACGTTTCATGGATCGCTTTGTCGATTCTGCCAAGCAGAAAGGCGTGGTGAACGTGCAAATGGAATGTGGAGCGCTCGGCGGCTGCGAACACTGCGCGAAAGGCCCCGGCGTCAGGCTGGGAAGCCGGGGGATCGATAGCATCGAGCAGTGCCTGGTACTTGCCGCCGATATCCAGTTCGCGTGCCAGCGCTGCAAATTCCTCGGCGGCGATGGGCAGCTTTCGTGCTTTGGATGCCAGGCTGACGTCATTGCTGTCGAGGATGTATGACGCACTGTTGCCGGCGCTCAAGCCTCCAGGCAGTGCTTCGAAGGCCTCGAAGTTTTGCAGTGCGCTGTGCAGAAGGGGTTGGGTAGCGAGGGTCAGGGCGCGGGACGAGGTCACAAAGGGGTCGCTGCCGGGGCTGGAGAGCCCCTCTTTGAAAGCGGCAGCCATGCTCAAATTCATCAGGTAGGTCTTCGAGACATCGACCTGCTCGTTGAAGCGCTTGCTGATTGCTTTCGACAGCAGGTCAGTGGCGAACTGCTGCAGTTGCGGCACCGTTGCCAGCAATGCGTCAAGCCTGGGCTGTGCCTGCAGGTGTTGGCCATAGGTTTGCACCAGCGCCTGTGCTACCCCAGGGTTTTCCTGGCATGCGCGGTCGAATCGGGGATCGCGCTGGCTTGCCGCCCTGCGCATGAGCTGGCGCTGCTCCGGGTGGGCATTGGCCACCCAATCGGGTAGCTTGCTGGCGACAAGATCGCGGTGCGCCTCAGGTTTGGTTGCGTCGATCATGGGAAGTCTCGCTTTGACTGGACCTCCCCATGCTATTGAGCCAAGTCTGCGGCCTGCACATAAGATGATCTCGCTCAGACACATGCTCAAAGCGCAATTCAGGTTTATGATGCCCAACGGCAGTCAATATCCTCACACGGAGTGCGCAATGCAGACCCTCTACCCGCAGATCAAACCCTACGCCCGGCACGATCTGGCCGTGGAAGCGCCGCATGTGCTGTATGTCGACGAAAGTGGCTCGCCAGAGGGGCTGCCCGTGGTGTTCATCCACGGTGGCCCGGGCGCCGGTTGCGACGCGCAGAGCCGTTGCTACTTTGACCCCAACCTGTACCGCATCATCACCTTCGACCAGCGCGGCTGTGGCCGCTCCACGCCCCACGCGAGCCTGGAGAACAACACCACCTGGCACCTGGTCGAGGACCTGGAGCGCATTCGCGAGCATCTGGGCATCGACAAATGGGTGCTGTTCGGCGGCTCGTGGGGCTCGACCCTGGCCCTTGCCTACGCCCAGACGCACCCCGAGCGCGTGCACGGCCTGATCCTGCGCGGCATCTTCCTGTGCCGGCCGCAGGAGATCGAGTGGTTCTACCAGGAGGGTGCCAGCCGCCTGTTCCCCGACTACTGGCAAGACTATATCGCGCCGATTCCCCCGGAAGAGCGCGGCGACCTGGTCAGCGCCTTCCACAAACGCTTGACCGGCAACGACCAGATCGCCCAGATGCATGCGGCCAAAGCCTGGTCCACCTGGGAGGGCCGTACCGCTACCCTGCGCCCCAACCCGCTGGTGGTCGACCGCTTCTCCGAGCCGCAGCGGGCGCTGTCGATTGCTCGGATCGAATGCCACTACTTCATGAACAACGCCTTCCTCGAGCCTGACCAGCTGATTCGTGACCTGCCGAAAATCGCCCACCTGCCGGCGGTGATCGTGCATGGCCGCTACGACGTGATCTGCCCACTGGACAACGCCTGGGCTCTGCACCAGGCCTGGCCGAACAGCGAGCTCAAGGTGATCCGTGACGCCGGCCACGCGGCGTCCGAGCCTGGCATCACCGATGCCCTGGTGCGTGCCGCCGACCAGATGGCCCGGCGCCTGCTCGACCTGCCGTTGGAAGAAGCGTGAAAGGCCTGCTGCAACGCGTGCGCGGCGCAAAGGTCGAGGTGGCCGGCGAGGTGGTCGGCGCCATTGACCACGGTTTGCTGGTGTTGGTGGCGGTTGAGCCTGAAGATTCCCGCGAACAGGCCGATAAGCTGTTGCACAAGCTGCTGAACTACCGTGTGTTCAGCGACGAACAGGGCAAAATGAACCTGTCGCTGAAGGATGTGGGAGGTGGATTGTTGCTGGTGTCGCAGTTCACCTTGGCGGCAGACACCCGCAACGGCATGCGCCCGAGTTTTTCGACGGCAGCACCGCCG
This window harbors:
- the pip gene encoding prolyl aminopeptidase; the protein is MQTLYPQIKPYARHDLAVEAPHVLYVDESGSPEGLPVVFIHGGPGAGCDAQSRCYFDPNLYRIITFDQRGCGRSTPHASLENNTTWHLVEDLERIREHLGIDKWVLFGGSWGSTLALAYAQTHPERVHGLILRGIFLCRPQEIEWFYQEGASRLFPDYWQDYIAPIPPEERGDLVSAFHKRLTGNDQIAQMHAAKAWSTWEGRTATLRPNPLVVDRFSEPQRALSIARIECHYFMNNAFLEPDQLIRDLPKIAHLPAVIVHGRYDVICPLDNAWALHQAWPNSELKVIRDAGHAASEPGITDALVRAADQMARRLLDLPLEEA
- a CDS encoding NEL-type E3 ubiquitin ligase domain-containing protein encodes the protein MIDATKPEAHRDLVASKLPDWVANAHPEQRQLMRRAASQRDPRFDRACQENPGVAQALVQTYGQHLQAQPRLDALLATVPQLQQFATDLLSKAISKRFNEQVDVSKTYLMNLSMAAAFKEGLSSPGSDPFVTSSRALTLATQPLLHSALQNFEAFEALPGGLSAGNSASYILDSNDVSLASKARKLPIAAEEFAALARELDIGGKYQALLDAIDPPASQPDAGAFRAVFAAAERSTFHLHVHHAFLLGRIDKAIHETLLKLDSEKKVEHDGHPVLCGGIELLHVALTGALTVGIDARVPTGAGRFPPGPVYPYDGWLVLYLPGMPEPLTQHASRAHAEAFLLQHLPAFRRPEGLQLLPDRHKSTFLDRLTDTLEPYTWNASGQYKERLPDPDAQVRLHVHPFTQAFLDERVTQRQQRLRDDGLFHAVPTATQDGKARQRLFGYFESMALLSLNVTALFIPPLGAVMLGVTAAQLLNEAFEGIESWLDRDRQQAFDYLMDVIDNVAIMAALTATAMAQGRPVVERIPVETPSFIEALEPVALPGGERRLWRPDLAPFAHDKVLTAGLKPDEFGLFHHDGKTWLPIENRVFSVRQTGNGYHLEHPARATGYQPPALHNGAGAWLLPTEQPRSWAGMRLFRRLGHLQASFSEAATAQILRVSGTDEHMLRNVLSHSQRLPALLEDTMERFALDQHIQQVLPEASVMARSAEFSRRTQAIINPLTPRAALLRRVYPKLPATLCEELARSASYAEQRMLTAGKVPNRLAEEVRLYQQHVRLARAYEGLYLRSARNWDSDRLALRMLERLPGWPDDLRVELNQRQVSPAQTDSIGPVGSSRRLSINSAWAGYLQTPSADTPDEQIRTHDSLYAAVFEALTGSHKSALGIESAAALYERVQNAPLLSRAELRNVLHMQPAVFRSPMRLADGRLGYRLSGDGKLAERPSRSILLSQLDEMTLAPEFAVSSERVLVALETAGRSPGQIQARIEQLRAEHQALRQSLDEAFSGPGQIAGLGASRANRQEIEMALWQHWIHSAVPELDESPGVLRLSRMFIAEFPRQLPDFIGLRVSRLQLDNIVLDHSNDGALAWTDFEAQLSNVFRHFPNLLALEIGRDYNTHAGASGFANSLPLIVSSFPQLDELRLINQNLTLYPLDLERFAAREQLRYLDLSGNRLAPLTRFSFPDWYLDYLGLDRMALEQWPQWLDEAALERIGTLSLRHNNLTWVPTLLVNNAESLNTQTQVLLEGNALRPAQLLDMHRSQTSLRRRFGFSFGHTLVIEQYQALRDDLEQWSMASTSSAAPDDQAASARARIAQSTLDFWERRAREDTLSPWNLDDFRLEDFPPSLPAFFIRCADIVRLTRMQATAEQLDQWLERFTHITHLTLDGHVQPLSRLPEALTQLPALSRLSVINQGLVIDNQAMRVIARMPALREVDISGNRLSPELRSLNGMAPRLDRLALRNIGLESWPDWLDNLMPRYTLDLRENLLTALPQPILDNPQSTFGSVAILLTDNPLTTETMRTAHLSQRYDRSYTFDMDLPFDILNALPGGIEPDGAFGSSLGSLGSLGSTGSTGSYHHHGFAPWAPMLALDADPWLEDAGSLRAPRNAQWQQLRQAGDADNLLQLITQLTTAVPYRNTETRAGITERVWRVLAITASQPDEREVFDAIAAEAIREGTCPDGILLQFQQVEQMCMIVQAVLDTTGADRESRLYRLLRRHFRQERLDEIASSRSLHQDAAEVRLAYRRLLATRLDLLTPADEMMFGADVSSMDATDAALRIWEQEEGEDFLTFAGITPFWTDYLREAYAEAFDRIETKFQSAVNNLQYDQPEASLDELEAPTRALEAGRDQQVANLIAELTMRIRAEHQ
- the dtd gene encoding D-aminoacyl-tRNA deacylase, which gives rise to MKGLLQRVRGAKVEVAGEVVGAIDHGLLVLVAVEPEDSREQADKLLHKLLNYRVFSDEQGKMNLSLKDVGGGLLLVSQFTLAADTRNGMRPSFSTAAPPALGAELFDYLFQQAKGQHGNVASGRFGADMQVHLINDGPVTFMLQI